A stretch of DNA from Vanacampus margaritifer isolate UIUO_Vmar chromosome 1, RoL_Vmar_1.0, whole genome shotgun sequence:
aaatggaACAGTTGGcaacaaaatgttatttgaacGCAAACTGTAAGAATCAATACTACTCCAAGTTAAAATCCATCATTcagatgtattttaaaaatgctttgggTATACTTGATTTGGAAAACTAGGAAATATTTGACAATGCATTATACGGCTAATGCACACTGATGAATTCTTCCCCGTCGCATTTAACAACAATCatccctttttttcctttcccctAGTTCAGCAATTGTGCCTATCCGAGATATGACTGAGGTGATGATCAACAGCACCCCCATGGACGACATGAGGCTCAGTCCCTCCAAGGACAGACTTTCTTTCCAGGTATGTTTGCTACACGCGTACAGTAGATATGCTACATCCCACAAAGTTTCTACGAATGTAGCATGCATAACAACACTAAACCGTAAACAGATGCAAGACCGTTGTTGGTCAAAAATAGAAAAGTTGTGAGCatcttatttttactttttcgcTCATCGGTTTGCTGGCCACACTTTAAGTTTAAcaaattccttcttttttttttgttaatcccgTGACATAAAACTTTTGGAATGTTTGTACTTTGCTGTAGTAAATTTGTCGAGAGCAAAGtttaaatgagttaagtgagAAATATCAAAAACACAACGCACgagtttgtggattttttttggtggggggggacGGGGAACCTATCCTCAGTTAATCACTAGAAATCTcatctactgtactgtatttaattttttgtacttgagttgaggagcttaatttagacaaaagtagtgcatCGCCGCCATTGTGTGGCATCTATAGGTTATTGTAAAAACCCGTGGATTTTCATTGTTTGTGGTTACCAGGTTCGGTTCTTAACATCATCAAAACGATCCCTCTTATTTTTGTCAGAGGTAAATTTGTTGAAAACATCATAAAGGCAAAGTTTGGGAATCCTAGACtgccaaagacaaaaaaatactaaaaacgtAGATTCTTTGTCTGAGAGTGTTTTCTGAAGGCTCAATTTTTAAAGCCAAAAGAAAATATGCTTGTGTGTGAACGAAAGgccaaaaagaataaaaaagtcTGTTTGAAGCAGTCAGTTCCGGTGGAAATTGGTTATGTGGCGTTTGCGCACCACTGTGAACAAAGAATCATCAAAACAATCACTCATCATTTCATGCGTGGCAGGGAGCTAAATATGGTGTGAAGATTGTGACTGCAGTCACAATCCGACACAGAGACGTGTTGTTATGTGCGAAAATAAGAAATCAGAGGTTTCCGTGAGGCGGAATTGCTTTGCCCGAAAATTCATCGTAAATTAGCGCAGCAGCCATCCGTATCGGGCGACGCCAAAGACAATCGGCCATCAGGTGGTCTTGACAAGCGCCTCCCAGCAGCTTTGTTTCACTGTCAGCTCAACAAGGTCATCCAAACACGCAGCTGCTGTGCCGCCGTCACATTTCACACCCAGCGTAGACACCGAGGGATTAATGCGACGCAGCGTTTATGATTTGGAACGCCAACTTTGCATCCGCCGGACGGTGAGCGATGCCCGTTGATGCACGTCTTGAGGAGGATGTAGCTTGACccagaggaagaggccgacttCCTCTTGCCCTATTCGCACACCAGCTGCCTCGTCCGTCTGAGTCTGGACTGGTGCAAAGGGGAGGGGGGATGCTAAATTGTGTACTCTTTAACCTCACCACACAGACTGTCTCGAAACGAAAAAGTCTGAGGTGCCAATTCCGACGTCAGCTTTGGTCGGACTGAGGCCAAGTTTACAATTATGTAATTAGCACAGTTTTGGAATTCTTTGATTTGCCATGTAAATTGTAACATGGAATTCAAAGACACCGCACACATCCTAGGCCCACCTGTCTAGTACAGgagtctgcaacctgcggctctggagccacatgtggctctttagtccctctcctgtggctccctttgtatcacaaaaaaataaaaaacgtagtacaaattatttttacatacattttttaagttgGCAGGAAGAGACAAAAGGTGATGAAATGGCtttaaaaatgacctaaacTTGTCCAAAAACTGACCATCACAtgcccaaaaaggaagaggaaatcagaaaatgaccataaaatgcccaTGAAACTGCCCAACAGtaagaaaattatttattttatttatttattaaaaatgcaaaaaagaaaacatttacaaagtaactataaaatgtcaaaaaacaaagaaagaaactaCCATagaatgtccacaaaattggcccaaaaaaatctgaaaatgtatttaagaaaaaacaggaaagaaaatattcaaaaagttaaccataaaaaaaagaatcccgaaaattaccatgaaatggccacaaaattgccaaaaatgtcagaaaattggaaAGGGAAAGGGCCAATCTCTTTGAAAAATGGcaccttcaaaacaaaaacaaaaaaacttgtgaAAATTGTTAGTCTGTGAGCATGACATCACTTGGTcattatttgattgatttcatATTTACTGTAACTATACTCCTACTGCGCTAGTTGTAAGTTAATGATAGACAATGGTGTGTTCCGACTTATGCCACTGCTTTAGAAACGGAACTCGGTCGTGAACCAAGAAGCCcttgtatatttttaatttgacgcACACGAGTAAATGTTTAAGCATTCGCAACAATGACTTTCTCAAACAGCATATTAAACGGTGCGGTGGTTTGGTCCTGTTGGTACGCAACAATCCCAAAAATAGCAACTGATGCGCTGTCGTCGCTTCCCGCCGCTGTAAGTGAAACTAGTTGTGACGCGTGTCCGAAGGCAAAGTCATTCCTTTTCCAGCTCCCGcccacccgtttttttttttttttttttttgtgagaaatAAACTCCCAATGATGGACTCTAGTGTTTTCCTAACCTGATAAATTCTCACAGTCCCCACAGAAGAAGACATATTTGCTGTCTTCTCATGCGTTTGATGGAATTCCTGGAGGCTTGGCCACAGCTGCATCCcctcctctctcctctcctctctcgTCTCATCTAATGCTTACTTTCCACTCGGCACTTTGCCCAGACGCTGACCCACCACCCCTCAAACGTCTCTGAGTGAAATATGCAGGTCTAAAAATATTCATCCACTTTGTCCAAACAAAAATGCTGTTCTTGGACCTGGACGGTTTTCTTTCCCTCCGCCCCCCTTGGGCTTATTCGCCGGGTTCCTGAGAACGTAGAAAAGTTGGAGGTTGTTAAATCTCAAATATTCTCTGCATGTCCGGGGCTTTGGCCAAACATTTGAcgactcaactttttttttttcttcccatgtTCTGTCCTCAAGCTTCTCCCAACTCGAATGAAATATTCAACACCGAACGCTGACTTTTTATAGAGCGTTGTTTCGCTCTCTTTTCCGAAAGGGCCAGTTTACTATCGATTATTATGCTCTTGTATAATCTTCCGTGCTGTACCGGATGAGTTCATAACGAGCTGTGAGCAGCTTGGCATGTCGCCCCCGTCGCCTGCAAAGCGCTTCAGATTAAACACGATGCAGCGTTTTAGCGCAAAGTCTGTTGGACATGTTTAATTTGCCACTGATGTAACTTGCCATGTGCGCTAGTTTTAAAGAGTGATGGATCTGCAACCATGAATATTCAATTACCCTGGTTTATGGCATGACACGTTTTGATGTTGGCATGTCCTCGGCAGATCTTCCCCGACCCGTCCGACTTTGAGCGCTGCTGCAAGCTCAAAGACCGTCTGCCCTCCATCGTGGTGGAACCAACGGACGGCGAGGTGGAGAGCGGCGAGCTGCGCTGGCCCCCCGAGGAGTTCCTGGTCAGCGAGGACGACGATGACGAAGTGGAGCCCAACTGCGGCGGCGTCCAGAACGGACAGGCGACTGTGAACTCCCAGCACTAGGGGGGCCCACGTCGTACCTTCCAATGTCAACGTCCCCCTCCTACCGTTCACGCACTGGTCACGCTGCACCTTAAACCTTTCCGACTGTCACCACCCGAAAGAAGCAATATCCCCTTTTTGTCGCACTGCCACTCGATGGGACGCTGTTCGAGAAAAGACTCGGTGTTGGGACTGCACTCGCGTTGGGGCCACAAAATGGTTGCCCTCCAAAAGCAGAACTTTCTCTTAACCCTACAGTTGTGTGTTCACTCTCTGGATTGCTGTTGAAGTATTTCTTTGCGCGAGAAGGTTTAGCCGTTTTGTCGTCGTGGGTGTTGAATGTGTCAAACTTTGGCGAAAGTTAACATCTTCGTACTATTAGCAAAGCGCTAGATGTTAACTAGATTCTTGTAAGTCACTAGGCCCACTCGTAACTTTTAGATGTCAGCTAGTGCACAGTTTTCCCTCGGTAGTATTTACTTGTCCTAATACTGATGACAATGGGCGTGATCGTTTAGTTGAGACTCCTTACTAAAGTCACAATTTAGAGCACTAGTAGAACGACTGTCTATgctagtatttttatttttttttttacacactagTGGACATGTTACTAGTGATCCAAAACTACTATTATGCAATTTGGTGCTACTATTAGTGCATGACATTAGTCTTCTAGTTGGGCCAATGCTGTTACTAGTGCAGAACAGTAAGTAGTTTACTAGTAATGTTTAAGTGCATACTAGTAGGCCAAAAGTAGCACtagtagttgaaaaaaaaaatgtttcgggtAAGACAATCGTTCTATTAGTCATCCTGGTAGTACACTGAATTATCTGATGAGGACAAAGAGAATTCTATCCACTAAATTAGCCATATgcattttgaacatttacacAATAGCTTTGACCATACTGTTTGactagtaacattttttttccactgcctTCCTCTACTTTATACACACTAGTGAACTATTAGTCCGCATATTGGTGCTACTAGCCGGGTCCATGAGCCTATTGATGCGTGACGCATCCCTGCTAGTTGGGTCTTTTATTTTTACCCAGTGAAGCAGTTTACTAAGGTTTAATTGCATACTAGTAGGTGAAAAGTGGAACTAGTcgtagaaaaaaacttttttcatctTACCAGTGAGCACAACTTTGTCATCCCAGTAAGGCAACTACATGTTAATCGCGAGGGATACTGCTATAGTTGACATCTACGCATTCGTCGTTTTTACTAGTGCGCTTCACTGTGGCGGATTTAAAAGCAAATGAGCGAAGGAAAGGATGCTAACGTGCTAACCGGATGCTATTTGCTTGCCGTGGGAATCCAAATTACGACGgtattttgttatgtttttttcttcaagctAATAACATTGGACGTAAAACGGATCCCGTCGCAAGTAAACGCTCCTTTCTATTGTTCAAATTTCTTTGGAAGCAGTCATGCGTTTTATCTCCACGTACGTAGCTTTGATATGTAGGTCATTCAACACGTTCCACCTTCCACGTCAAAAAATGATGTCGTTTTTGTCCACTTGTTGTTCTGACTTGTCATCCATGTGGCATTAGGGCTGTGTACAGGATGTCTATCGTCTTTTTCCTATGTCTGTAACCGAGCAGGTTGTTTTTGTAAAGCTCAGGGAGAATAGCTGCCatctttgatttgtttttgtcattgtatTTAGACcactgtttttctctctctgactGTTACAGAGGCTGTAAATAAACTTGAATTTGCTAACCCAAGCGTGTGGTACATGTGTGGACTACCTACTCTTGATTATGCACTCCCCATCAAAGGTAATGGAAAAGTGAGGCCAATTCCTTTCtgtatataataaaaacatttgggtttgacATAAGATCAATGGGATGTATTTTATCTGGATTTGATACACAACTTAGACGTTAGCATTAGTTataccaaaacacatttttcacatgAACAGAAATATTTGATCATGTGACTGACAATTGTGTCCCATTATTCAAACAAGGACTGTTTGGGTTTTGTCTGTGACGGAGGAGGgggttgcattaaaaaaaaaaaaaaaaaggaataaacaaATGGAGGAAGTCCTCAATAAAGCATATTGCAATGCTCAAGATTCTTCTCGTTATGACAGGCTGACCTTACAGTTGTCTTGGACTGCctctattttgtttattattgtgctcACCATAGGCAAACTACAATTTACACTGTGCTGACATGGTGTCATTTGGCTTGAGAGGGAGGCATAAATAACCCCTGGCGCGCTTCCCATAAGCACGATCGCAACGATACAAGACTCATAAAAAAATTTGGCTGCACGTAAAAGGGCTAATGGACGGGAACTGAGGGGATTTACAGGAAAAACAACCACTTCCTGATCACTGGAAGTGACTGTCGTGTACATGCAGTAGCTAATATTGTATCGGACTGCTGTTAGCTTCTTGTGTTAGCTAGCTGCTAACCATGTAGCTAACCGCTAAATGGTTAACCGCATTATGCTTCTCACTGGTGACCAATGACGTAGCGGGAATCAAAAGACGTTGGTCTTTTTTGGGGGATGTGTTAGAAAATTTGCTAAGTTAGCAACACACTGCCTGTGTTTTTGTGAACTTTCAACTAGCTTCTCTCTGTTTACAGCCATGTTGTTCGTGCAAAGCGTGCACATCAGCGAGGACACATCAACTAGTGGGTTATTATTAACCTACGCGGCCATTTAACTTCCTGTCTctaaggtgtttatttttttttattttttttattttacacgaGCTATTCCTGTTGCTTTGACTTAGCTTTGTAAGCTTCAGTATTATACTAGCTATTATGCTTTCTTCTACTTCTGCCGCTTGCTAGCGAGCTAACATCGAGTTAACCAGAGAGAAAAACATGATTGGTTAGCCACCTAGCTAGCATTAGAAGCTAATAATAATTCTTAGTGTCAACCTGGCTTTAATATTGCTACTCATTTTGACGGGGTTAACCTGAAGCTAACGTAGCATCCTTCTG
This window harbors:
- the lbh gene encoding protein LBH; its protein translation is MTEVMINSTPMDDMRLSPSKDRLSFQIFPDPSDFERCCKLKDRLPSIVVEPTDGEVESGELRWPPEEFLVSEDDDDEVEPNCGGVQNGQATVNSQH